A single genomic interval of Carassius gibelio isolate Cgi1373 ecotype wild population from Czech Republic chromosome A22, carGib1.2-hapl.c, whole genome shotgun sequence harbors:
- the LOC127943398 gene encoding protein PET117 homolog, mitochondrial encodes MSTASKVVLGLSIVLTISTVAGVHIKQNWDRQRLREGVLRDLERAERKRENLRALDEQIQLTRQLVSERDGREAESAPPHNP; translated from the exons ATGTCCACGGCCTCTAAGGTGGTCCTGGGGTTGTCGATAGTGCTCACTATCAGCACCGTCGCAGGAGTTCATATCAAGCAGAACTGGGACAGGCAG AGGCTGCGCGAGGGAGTTCTGCGGGATCTGGAGCGCGCGGAGCGCAAGCGCGAGAACCTGCGCGCTCTCGACGAGCAGATCCAGCTGACCAGACAGCTCGTGAGCGAGCGCGACGGACGAGAGGCTGAAAGCGCGCCACCACACAATCCATAA